The DNA window CAGAACCTCGAAGGTTCTGGGAATCCCTGTGAACCGAGTGAACTGGTCCATCCCCCTAGAGTCTGacaggcaggcttcctgccccaGAACCCGCAAGGGTGACCTGAGTGGACCGTGTCTGGTGCCCATGATCACTCAGAAGCCGCTGGAACCTCCTGCTCACtgctctgcctggaatgcctccTCTCCAGTCGGAAACCACTGTAACCCGGCACCTTCTAGAAACAACTCCGTTATGCGGCCGTGTAAAAACCCCAGACCAGAGGACCGTGCCATACCTCCCGACCGGGCTGTACATAGAAGGCAGCCCCTAGGTTTGAGGGGAAACTActtcccttctctgccctcagGCAGGCAGGCTGGCCTTAAGCTTCCCATTCTCAGCGGTACCCCAGGTCattggggacaggggaggggggaCATGGAGTTCGGCCTGGGTTGGATGCTGCATCAGTTAGATTTACTTGAGCTGGggcgcctgagaggctcagtgggttaaagcctctgccttcggctcaggtcatgatcccagggtcctggggttgagccccgaattgggctgtctgctcaacggggagcctgcttcctcctctctctctgcatgcctctctgcatacttgtgatctctgtcaaataaataaataaaatcttaaaaaaaaaaaaatttacttgacctgtggagcgcctggctggcttagtcacaAGACTACGTAGTCTCCCCTCATAAATTAGtccagtgctggggcacctgggtggctcagtgggttgagcgtctgactcaatctcagctcaagtctggatctcagggtcatgagttcaagccctgtattgggctctacactggttGGGAAGcctacttcaaaagaaaaagtgcaggggcgcctgggtggctcagttggttaagcatctgactcttgctttcagctcgggtcatgatctcaggatcatggggcTGAGCTCTcccgtcaggctccacactcagaccGGAGTGTAcatgtccctctccccctgctcactctctctttttctcgctcaaataactaaataaaatcttaaaataaaagtccAGTGCTGCTGATACCCAGCTCCACGGTCATCAGGCAACCAGGCTCCCATCAACCCTAGCGGCTTGTATCCCTCCTTACGTGCGGCAACAGGGCTGCCAGGGCTCCAGCCAGCACCTCCATGTTCCAGTTCTGGGCACATGGTGGCACTCAAGACTATGCTCCGAGTCACTACAAAAGGGCCCATCTTGAAACACAGATGACAAAGACACAGGACGGGTCATTGTACACTATGGTGCCATATGCACGGTGTGGCCACAATGTAAAGCTGCGGGTCTAGTCTCCAGGGCAGTTCTCCAAAGTTCCCTAGCCAAGGCTGCGCCAGCACTGAGGCCAAAGGCCTCAAAAGACAAACcccaaaagacaaacaaaaaacccaaaaaaacccagACTATTTGTGTACAAACATTTAATGTCCAGTTTCTCTCACCCTTGAGGCACCAACCGCCCAGCACGCTTGCGTCGTGCCGTGGGTGGAAGTGTCCCTGAGGCCCCCGGCTACCAGTCTGTGTCCACCAGGCTCCAGAGATAGTCGCTGATGAACTTCTTGGAGAGCTGGGTGCTGTCCAGGTGGAGAGGCTGGGCCACGCTGGGGCCGTGATGGACTGAGGGCGCAGATGTAAGGAAGCCTGACACACACGGCACCCCCGGGACCCCAGGAGCAAAGGATACCCCCTCTGAAGAAACTATAAGACCGTATTTAGAGACTGAACGAGATTTCTGTGAACAAAAAGTTGATTTCTGATAGCGTACTCTTTACAAAACATTGTgctgaaatacatataaaatctaccattttagCAAGTTTTTAAGTGTAGagctcagtggcattaagtacaggCACAGGGTTGTGCAGCCATCCCCACTAttgtctccagaactttccatcttcCCCATGGACCAGAgactccccttccccttccccttcccccggGCGCCTGCcgtctacttcctgtctctgtggctTTGACTCCCCTAGGGACCCTTCCTGTCTGTGGAACAAGATACCCGTTTACTTGTTATGTCCGGCTGGTTTCACTTACCATGTCCTCCAGGTACATCCATGTTCTAGTATGTGCCAGAAACTTCTCCCTTACTACGCGGAACATACCTCAAGGACGGGTACACCAGCGTGTGCTTACCCAGCAATCTGCCACACCATCACTGGGTCGCTCCCACCTTTTGGCCGTGGGGACCACCGCCGTCACGCACACAGGTGTACAACTATCTCTTTGATATTCTGCTTTCCGTATTTTTGTGTTTGTACCCAGAAGGGGGGCTGAGGGGTCCTCCGGGGGTTTGGGGGACCTGCTGGACAGCGGTTCACAGCGGCTCTACACCCCCCATCGCCACCAGCGGCGCACCCGGCTCCGCTTTCTCCGCAAAGGATACTGCCTTTGACCATGCCCGCCTCACTCTCGTAGTCCCACTCGATTTTACTGATTCGGTGATAAAGCTGAGCCACGTACCTGtatgagaacacacacacacacacacacacacacacacacacacgagagagaaaagtcacacacacacacacaggagagagaaaagaaagtcacCCGGGCATGGACTCCAGCTCAGAGCTGTGGATCACACCCGCCGCCCTGAGTGCCAGAGGGACCTACACAGCTGAGGGGATGGTGACCGTCGTGTCTTCGTCCActtccctttcctgtctctccAGACCCGCCTCGATCTCCTTGAGCTCCTCCAGCTCTCGGGTGAGCTGAGTAAAGCAGGCAGTTAAGGTCGCCTCGCTCTGGAGGGGGGGCTGCCCGTGCTAACCCCAGCCACGGGGAGGCCCAGGGTCCCTGCCTCGAAGCCCAGCGCCCAGCGGGAATGAGCCGGCGTCCCCGCGGAGAGCCCGAGGCCCGGCCGCCGCACGCAGCGGGAAGGATATTGGAGGCTGGCCTTCACGCAGGCGTCCTCCTCGCCCGCCTTCTGAAGCTCCTCTTGGAGCTGCTGCAACTCGACGCCGCCCTGGTGCGCCCGCTCTTTGGCATCAAGGAGGCTCTGGGCCACTTCTTCCTCCATGGCCAggatctctgggggtgggggagagaaggctGAGGCCCTTGCGCGTGGTTTCTCCTGGGTCTGCCCGTGCCGGAGCCTTGGCCACTCCTTGCTTCCTCGCCTACGGCTCCCCAAACTGCTGGTCCTGTTTCCAAAAGCCCACCACTCCGTTCCACCCAGACCTCGCAAAAGTACTTCCATGTCACCAAAACACATTTGAATCCGCcccaaaaaatgaacaaatgggtaaagaaatcaagaaatcaacCACTCCAGCCTTTCCTTGCACACCTAGTCTTAATTTATAATGTCACGTTCAACTCTATTGCCCAAGTAAGAAGCTTGGCCCTCGCTTTCCACATCCAATTAGCGATCCAGGCCTGGCCTGGCCAGTCCCCTCTTCCTGGCCAGCGGGAACCCCCCCACGGGTTCCTCCAGGATcaacccaacccccccccccccccccgctccccgcTTTGGTCTCTCTTATTGCCAAtcccttctgctctctgcctCTATGGTGGCTGCCTTAGAGACCAAACGAGAAGTCCCTCCCCTCCTCAAAGACCACCCATGGCCCACTAGTGTCTAAAAGATAAGGCCCGGGTCCCTCTGAGCATCTTCAACTTCATCGACAGCCTTTCTCGCTACTTTTCACCCCACCGTGTGCTCTCCTCACTGCTCTGGCCACAGAGATACCTCATCATTCTGCAAATAAGCCCCGTTTCTTTTTACAGGGCCAGGTCTCCACCTGCCTGTCCACTATGGAATGCCGCTGTGCTCCTGCCCATTGTGCACTCCTGGACCCAGCCTTCTAGACCTCCTGCACAGTGCACAACTTGGGCAGCTGGacactctcctctccctcctagGGTGCGGCCATACTTCCCTGACAGCACCCCAGTTCCGAATGATtcattcctcctctttccttctcgaATCAGGGATTGCATCTTAGTTACCATAGATCACCAGCACCTACTCAGAATAAACATGCTTTGAACAAAACATCCAGAAAGATCAAAAACACCCTAACAAGGTTACCATGTTCCTTCCCAGACAGCTGGAGAAACCCGCCAACCTAAAGAAGGCACAGATGGAAATGCTTCCCAAAGGGCTGGCGTTTAAGTGTTTACAAACTTACATTAAGttaatttttcatcaaaatattatATGGATATGGCTGtgaaaatttaaacacacacaaaggcaCCCCCGGCCCCCGCCAGCCTCTCCACCCCTCTGAAGCAGCCACTTTCAACTCATCACTGTTTTCTCTGGCTTTGACcttcacatttctaaataatctgCTTATGCTGCTATTTCTCGATTTGTCTGTTTTAAACAGTGCCTGCTGACTTCCTGTTAGGATAGCTGAGGGTCTGGTTCTCTTCTGCAGCCTTCCTGCCCCTActcccctcaccctccccacaGACAATCTGAGTCTCCTTGGATTCCTCCCTGGGAGGGTCCTCCTCCCTCACAAGCCTCTGAGGGATGCGGCTTTAGCCCTGCCCCCATGGAGAGGTGGACAAGAAGCCCCAGGATGTTCAGTGACTTGCCCACAGACGCTTAGCTCTGAAGCCCGGATCTGAACTGAATCCCAGCTTCCTGGTCCACTGACTCCTGTCTCCCCAGCCCCAACTCCATCCGTTCTGCtaaaacccaggcagtctgggtGATGCCATCTTCTCCCCAAACCATCAATGGAGGGGGAGGGAATGGAGTGGGGAGGAACGAGAGAGGCggaggagagaagaagactcTGACTGGGCATCCACCGCACTTACAACCTCCAAACTCCTGTTGCCAGCAGGGTCTTGCTGTGGCTGATCTCACCTTCAGCACTTTTTCCTGGGTCTCCAAGCTCACTCTCACCTTGTGACCTTGGCATTTGCAGTCACCTCTGCCAGGAACACTCTTCCCCCAACCCATCCCCTGCCTAGCTCCTAGGTCATTTCAGTCTCAACCCAAACAGCATCTCCGTGTGAAATATAACTgtaaaaaggcatttaaaaaacaaaaaacaaaaaaaaaaaaaaaaaaaaaaaacaaaaaaaccctggcAACGAAACCACTGCGGAAAACCGGATGACAGTTTCTCAAAGATTAAATATCAAATTACCATGTGATCTAgtgattccacttctgggaaaatgcaaaaagaagaattgaaagcagggacccaaagagatatttgcacacccatgttcatggcagcattattcacagcagcggggggggtgggggtgggggtggctggaaGCTACCAACGGTCcgtcagtggatgaatggacaaacaaaatcaGGTATGgccatacagtagaatattattcagccctacaaggaaaggaaattctgactcgctacaatgtggatgaatcttcaaaacattgtgctaagtgagtgcctcaatcagttaagcatcaggctccctgctcggcggggagtgggctcctccctctgcctctgcctctgcctgctgttcctcctgctgcGTGCAGCACAAGAGAGACAGAGTTTGTCTCTCTGtccaaataatgaataaaatcttaaaaaaaataaataaataaaggggcgcctgtgtggctcagtgggttaaagccgctgccttcggcccaggtcatgatcccagggtccttggatccagctccacatcagactctctgctcagcggggtgcctgcttcccttcctctctctctctctctctgcctgcttctctgcccacttgtgatctctgtcaaataaataaataaaatctttaaaaaaaaagttattctctttaaataaataagtaaataaataaaaaataaaaagaaaccattgtgctcaatgaaataagccagacacgaaatataaaaaataaaaagaaaataagccagacacaaaattcCAGGACTCCAGTTTATATGAGGCCCCTAGAATAGTTCAAAATCCATAGAGACGGGAAGCAGAATGGTGGGTGccaggggcggggaggaggggaaatggggagttagtgtttaacgAATACAGTTTCAGTTGCGGAcaatgaaaacattctggagatggacggtggGGTTGGTGGCAATGATGTCAATGTGCTTAACACCACTGAACTGAcccttaaaaatggctaaaatggtaagTCTTCCAACAATTTTATACCACCCCAACATTGTTAGCCTTAAAAGCCATAAAAACCTGGCACTGAGAGCAGTAACAATGGGTGCTATCAGcggtcccattttacagatgaggacactgaggcttgaGAGGGCAGCCACTGGACTGGGGCCACAAGCCTCATGAAATCCAGGTCGGAGGCTGAGTGAGCCCCTCTCACCTGTGGGAGAGGCTCGATCAAATCCTCTCTCTCCAGCATGTTAAGATATTTATCAGCAAAGCTTTTTTCCCTTAACTTCAAGAGTCTTACATTTGCTGGtgtcttaaatttcacataaatggtATTATCTACCCACTGTTCTCTCCATGTAAAGCAGGAGGCACTTTCCCAGGATTTGTTTAATCCCACCACGGCCCTGGCTCCCTCCCAAGCCTCCTTGGGTTTCTGCTAAAACATCCTCTTTCCAAAAGGCTTTCACTGACCCGCCCCAAAACATCACCACACCCTCCTATACAATCCAGTATTTCTCCTTAGCCCATCATTCCCGACTTAcccatttttcttgtttattttctgaccTCCCCCCACTAGCATTAACAATCCTCCTAAGggattttgtctgtttccttctcgCTTCCACCCTGGACTGGCACGctacctggcacacagcaggtgctcggTAAAACAGCTGAAACACCTCAGGAAGTGCGGATGCTGGGAGCTAAACTCGGTGCTTTGACTCCTGAGCCCCACTCCGGA is part of the Mustela nigripes isolate SB6536 chromosome 2, MUSNIG.SB6536, whole genome shotgun sequence genome and encodes:
- the SPC24 gene encoding kinetochore protein Spc24, translating into MAAFRDMEEVSQGLLSLLGANRAEAQQRRLLGRHEQVVERLLETQDNAEQRLREILAMEEEVAQSLLDAKERAHQGGVELQQLQEELQKAGEEDACVKASLHQLTRELEELKEIEAGLERQEREVDEDTTVTIPSAVYVAQLYHRISKIEWDYESEAGMVKGIHHGPSVAQPLHLDSTQLSKKFISDYLWSLVDTDW